The sequence CAGTACAGTGTGGGCGACAGTATGAGTGAGTGAAGTGACATGAGTGTGAAGAACTGTACTGTCTGTGCATTCCTGACCATCTACCTGGTTGGTAAAGAAAGTgtatacagtaaaataacaaaCCTCTCCCTTGGCCTCCACAGAGAGGCAGCAGATCCTAAAGGGAGTCCAGAACATTGTGGTGAAGGCAGCCCGTCGGCGCTCCAAAGCCCTGGAGGTGGATGCCTTGCGGTtgccccctcctccctctcccttgGACCCCAAGAAGCAGAAGAGCAGCCTGTCTTTAAGTGAGGCACCCCCTAGAGGTTTACCAATGCGGCGTGGCAGGCAGCCTAGCCCTGAGCTCAGACACGCCACCTCAGATGATAACCTGTCCAGCAGCACTGGCGAGGGGCCCGGCCTGCAGGTGACCTGGACACGCCCACGTAACCGTCAGGTCGCCACCAAGAACCAAACCCCACGTGAAGTTGACTTTGAGGCTCGCCGCAAGAAGAGGCGTTCACGTTCTTTCGAGGTCACTGGTCAAGCAGTAAGTATTTTCCTATTTCTATATGtacaattttattattttaacgTTTTAGAATACCTCTTCATGACACACTGATGTATGATGTTTAATGTTTGCATTGAACATTGCAAGTGAAAGCTGcatgaagtcttttttttttagctaagAAAGGCTCTTAAGACAAATGCCAACCAGCCATAATACACTAACTATATCATCTCATCAGCCCTTTTTTCCCAGGAATGACGGTTTTCACAAAACACTGTGTGAGctaaaaaccacaaaatagGTATCAATAGTGCAATTTAACAACAGCACTAAGCAGCactttgaaaaatgaatgttgttGAGTATTAGAGAAGTTGAAGTGCTCTAATtttgtctttccctctcttgcAGCTGCCTCAAACCAAGACAACCACAGCTCAGAGGTTCCGCCCTCTGGACAGCACATCAGACCCCCACCTCCACATCAACGGTCAGCCCCAGGCCCCCATGCTTCGCCCCCAGTACAGAGGGGTCCCTCCTCTTGCCAAAGTCAGGGCACCCCCTAACAACCTGCAAACAGGTAAACCGCTGTAATCGCCTCCGTAGTGACATTCCTCTGctacaatctttttttttttgtaattgagCTTTGTTTCTTTATTCCCTGTCTCTCCACAGGCTCAAATGTAGAGTCCTCCACAGTCCACATGAATAACCTGAAGCGAGGGCCCCAGCTGCGGCAGCCCCAGCCCCTCCTCTACATCACCACCACAGGCGCTGGGGGCCAGCGTACACGCAGACACTGAGTCGTCCACCCGTATTTACTCTCAACACCAGCACTAACACTCAAACCAGCTGATCCTGGAAGGGAACCCAACCCCCAGTCCCATTAAAATGAACACTTAACCCCTCAGTGACTGACATTAGGCAAGATTGTGAGACAGTAGCTCCACACAGATCTCCTCTGCACTTTTGTTTTGAACACTGAGAGATGGCGCTGATTGACTCTGAGACCTGCAGACGCCAAAGATTGCGTACAGTTTGTGTTCTGTTCTGTCAAGTGTTCCCACTTTAGCTTGCTGTCGTACTGAATTACTTGTGTTATCATCAAGTCAGGATGGTGTCAAGCTCATTATGAATGCAACACTGTACTTATGTTTGTGCATTATGAGTATATGCGGTTTGGTAATGTTCAGTGCTTGTTATGAAGGGTGGAGTTCTACTTTGATGTCATTATATTCATGGGGCTCAGAGGAAAAGACTATCTTTATTCAACAAAGGATAAAAAAGCTAAAAGGATATCACACTAATGGCAATGTAAAATCTGTATAATGAGCAATGGCCCAAAGTTTCAGCATCAATGTTTCTTGTAGTGAGGTTGTTTCAATTTGATGACACGCTGATATgtgagtaaaaagaaaaacttgatCACTTTGATTGTTGTGCACTTCTggattcaaactcaacattatATTCTCATGCCCCGGGTCTATGCCTTTTCTTACCTAAACTTGACTGTCAAATGTCCTGCTTGTTTGTGTAGATGTATAGGACCACAAGATGCTTTACCAGATTAGTTGGctgtatttttaatgaattatttaactgttgccttttcttttatgttgttgtcattgacattgttttaataattaatactTTCTATgctttattttgtacattttttttatttgtacccaaataaattcaaatgaaataagTGAGATGTTGCTTATTGTATCTATTGTTGGCTGCCTTTTATTGCAGTCAATTCAGAGCAGTGTAGGTTTTAGTCAACATATGAAGGGCTGCGTCAAATACTTAGTCTGACGTTGCTTTTAGAACAGTTTGGGAGTCATGCTTGAGACTGAAATACTGTACAATGTCATTTGGAAGAGAATTTAGTGTGAGACACAGGCCGCTTTCTACCAATCCAGTATGTAATGCTGTAAAATGTCCACCAGATGTTGCACTCTAGCCACAGTTTGTTAAACTAACCAGTTTACAGACCATCTGATGGGTTACCTCCACTTATAAATTACCCAACAAGATAAGTTTTCCTTGTAACTTTACTTGATTTTGGCTTTTATGATTCAGTTTAAGGttggtttttatgtttgtacAGACTTCTATAGTAGAGGTGGAATTTCTCATGTACATATTGTACAGCAGCAAGATTATTTTCCGTGCAGTTTGCAATAACTAGTCTATAATCTGTATGTATATGTTCAGAAAATACGTACTAGGATAAATATAATGCAGTATAATTGGTAAAGGAGTATCATTCTGTCTGAGTTTGGATCCATGtgctgtcaaacacacaggGTATTCAGCCAGTCTATATACGGTTGTAGAGAGATGCTTTGTTTTAACACAATATTTTTGGCTGCAAAACCATATTGTCATGTTAGAAAATTGTGACCATTAACCTTTCTGTAACACACAATGAAAGCTCCAACTGATTATTTAGCTGGCATGACATATGTCAAAAGCACATTATTAATCTTTGTTCCAGACTAATTATTAGACAAATTATGTTAATATTTACTGTTCTATGTCAGTTAATCATTGACGATGATGCAGACGATTACAATAGCACATTTAGATAGATAATTGTCTTGAGTCTCTTAACGAATGAGTCCTTGAATCTGACGGGGACATCCACCCTTGCCTTAAGAATTATTATCATAGAAGCATGTATACATTTTCTGAGTAAAACCAACAGGTCTATAGTTTATCTTAGAGAATTGAATGGGTTTCAGGTTTTAACTGCTTCTTGCAGACCCCTGTACTCCTTTAAATGATCTCTCAACCAAAAACAAGTTAGGATATGCTAAATAGATTCTGAAAACGCAATATTGCTTgtacttatatacttttatataCTGCAATTACTTAAAATATCTACGTCAATCACCACCTAACACAAGATAAAGACATGCGGACTTCATCCCCTTGTATTTAGATAAGAGTCGGAAATACCGCCCCCTCTTCTCTACTGACAGCATTTCTGTCCAATGAAAAACCACTTGATGCGTGATTGATTTGTCAGTTGACCAATGAACTCAAGGATTACGGTTCTCTGGCGGTAGTGCACGTACAGCTGATTTGCAACCGGCTAAAgcaacagcagagaagaagggAAAATGTCGCTGTCTTCGACGCGGACCGTTCTAGGATCAGTGTCCTTTTAGGAAAAAATCACACGGCAGTTTGGTGAGTGGGACAGCCGTCACCAGTTGCATCTAAGGTTAGCGCTTAAATTCGGTCTGTCCCGTCCGGAACCGCAACCGTCCACCTCAACATTAACCGACTCGTTTCGTGTAACGTCTCAGGCCTGCCGTATAGAAAACCCGGCAGCGGCCGCGCCAGGCAGCCATGATGATTGTCATTTACGAGGAATAAAGCAGTGTTAATAACATTTGCGTCTGTAAGTCATAACGTTGTGCCACTGCGACGTGAAATATTTCCAAACTGGCagttggaggaggagaaaagctTGTCGATAAGTGTTTATTTTTCGAAAGTTGTTAAGCTTTCGAGAGACTCGTTCGTTAGTAAGTGACTGACAGACGCAACCGttaaacgtgttcctcactCTTTAAAAAAGTTGAGTTTCATTGTTTTGTGGACGCTTGGACAGATACTATACAGCTGTTTAAACTAATGTAGAGAGCTCTTTTCTTCTCACACAGCAGCACCTGAGCTGTGAAAGAGAACAGACAATCAACGGAAAccataaaactgaactgaactgtgtCCTGAGCTGCTGACAACACCTTTCGTCTTATCATGTTATAACTTACAGCACCTTGGTTCAACCATGGGCCAGTTTTTTTTACGggatttgttcatttttgggGGCCACTAAACGGTCCAGTAGAAATATATGCAGAGCACAAAGTTAGCACCAGctaccagccaaatgctggtaaaatatgcaagtggctggtagatttgctttactcatcagccaaaaaaaacagtggTTATCTATTGAGCGGCTGTTTGAACATTCACTAGTCTTTTGGccggtggacaaaaaagttaatttttcaCCCTGAATATAtggtttatttgttgtttattcatttcagAATACAATCGattgataacattttttttccattattaaGTTATGGCTCACAGCTTATTTTAATGCTTATTTGGCTGAAAATGACTCATATGCAAATATATACTCTGTGTTGCATTGGTTATCtacaatgttgttgttgttgccttagaaaaaaatgcatcaaactAGGGCTAAGTGATATgcacaaaatcaaatatcataatatttttgaccaaatacctcaatatcgatattgttacaatattgtagggatgacaattggtgctttcacaaaatatttacacaatgagatttttgataataatgatcatcagtaatgtggatataatggataaaggcaaataatagaacagtctggtaagttcagaaaattacatcactttactgtaatactgCCTTTAAAACTATGAAAAGGAAACACTAACACCATATCACGATTAGtatgatatccaaaatctagtctcatatcacaatatcaatataatatcaaacACACCGTTTCTGTTTGGCCGTTTGTGAAGAACAGATCTGTTATGGTTGAATCAGCTAATGTCGTGGAATTAAAACAGTtggaattcacacattaaaatttaACTTCTGGTATGTTAATTAGATGTAATTTCAGTTTATCCATTGGGATTTTCAAGAaccttgtatttattttaaatttacaataGATCTGTGGAAAAACGATGTGGAAGTTTTACCGTAAACTGTGAAAGTCAAATCTTCAACTTTCATCAATGGGCCAAATATTTCTGCTGGTGAGCCAGATTCAGCCCACGGGCCACTGTTTGCCCATCACTTATGGAATATAACATTAGAGTTATTGAGTTTTTAGCAAGAtttcagcttgtgtttttgcaCTTTGATGCACATCACTGATCACATTCatcatctgtctttctttcaaacgaataaaagtaaaacagatCAAACTTGTTAAAGTCCTTGCTGATGTATTGAACTTTCCAGACAGCAGAGGACTgtatcacagacacacactgtagcATCTGACTTGTTTGGTGTTTAGTTTGTAACAGAGTGGTACGCAATCAGCAGCCcgtgggccaaatctggccctccaACATAAATATCAGGCCCCGTAATGAAAGGGTTTTCTCTTTTGTAGattatatgaaatattttacataagtctcataaatctacagtagataACAATGTTAACACAGTGCTCATGTAAATCCCAATAAATATGACCTGTTAACCTCTTTCAAATTTACGAGATGCATAACACAGCCAATAAATGAAGCAGACCGCTGCTAAATGTGTGAGGATAAGCCTTCAGTTACATTTCTAGTCtcatgtattttaatgtttatgagtcattttttgcCGAATCATTATCAACATAAGATGctgtctttgtttgttgttgtttattgaaGGAAATGATGACACCTGTCCTCAGATACAACCCTAAAACTGATTTACACAGCAGTTTTATTCTCAGATGAAGTCaaataaataagcaaacaaaacttattaaaaaacattttgtttgtgtgttttcagcctgTAAAATGTCGGGCCCCCCCCCTGATAAATAGTGCTGAAAAACACTGGCCCATCGCTGACCCTTGTAGCAACTTGTATTCATTCGGACCTCTATAACGTTACACAAACCCACAGACAACTACGACATAAACAGACTTAAACATTGTCACAAAACCCTGCACTCTGCAGATAAACAGTGTGAgtcataatcattttaatatgtccatgccatttttctctcaaaacaGGATAAGATATGATATGAAAAATTATCTGAGGATTACTTGGGTTATCATGAAGCCAATAAGTATTTATGACACTGCAGAGTTGGAGCTTTTTCTCATTTGGTTTCTTCCATTTGTTATCATGGTGATGACCAAATGGCACATAGAAAGACAGTCTTGTTCTCGatgatttgttttgattgtttagTTGTAGCCCACTTTTTTCCTATAGTTACAATCTGttcctaaataaataaataaataaataaaaacaaaacaataaaaagagtATTAAAGCAATAGGCCAATAATACTTGATTTCCCTTGGTGTTTTGCAATATAATAACCatatatgattttattattttattaatttacttGAAATATTTTTTGCCCGGTTTAAGTTTATcttatgaaaatataaaactgtattaaatataaaaatatttacagttgtCAGATGTTTAAAAAGCCGGTTGCTATTTAGGACATTTGTTTACCTCAGCTCTCTGTGGAGATTAGTAGCGGTGATGTCACCTGCTGCAATCAACCTGCTCAAGCAGCTGTCTACTTTCCACAAAGAGAATTCCCACCATATAAATACTAAACTATTCAGAAAAGcaaataatgtttaatatatttttattcaactAAACATCTCAAACCAAAACCAgtcattttatttcagcttGAGTCAAAACAGTGTAGATTTCCAGTTCAGTGAAGTTCATTTATGAATTTGAATACAGCTAAAAGCTCAACCTTTGTCTCTAACCATCATTtatctttcttgttttctctttcagaatgtaattgctgccatttGTGTTGCCATGAGTCATAATAACCTtcacaaaactgtaaaaagaaagtgaaaagtaGCAGCTTCAATGTGGGAGGTTTTACCTGGACTAGAGAAAGGCTCAGTTTACCTTCCCCTTTAGTCAGGTCAGCTTTAACCATAACCATTTAAGAACAGTAGTGTACTGTAACACTACATGGGCCTGTGGGGTAACCTGATCCGATAATTAAAGCCTCTCGAGCCTCCCTCCTCAGCTAGAAAGGTAAAATTTCAGTGAAGAGATGGACCCCTCTACTAGGATGGTGGGTCTGGATGCCCAGGGGAACATGGTTTTCACTGTGGTAAAGCCAGTCATGGGTATATTTCAGGTGTCTTCAGAACAAGGCAGCAGTGTAGCACAAGGGGGCATGGGGCTTCAGGGTTTACCTGAAAACACATTGGTCCTCCCTCAAGCACAAGGCCAGCCTCCGCTAGACCAGAACCAGGTGGAAATGCACACCATGCAGCCTCACATTCAGCCCCAGATGCAGGTGTCCGCCCCGGTCCAGACTGAGGATGTGTCTCAGCATCAGGACCCGCCGCCGAGCACAAATTCAGAGTCCGTTACTCAGATGCCGTTTGCAGAGGTGTCATCGCTCCTGGATCCCAACATGAAAGGATCTAAGGCTCGTAAGTAGCTAGTTGTGTAAAGATGGCACCTTTTGAATGTTTATTAAGCTGTAGAAGCACCGGGGATGGTTTATGATCACTGGTTCCATTTTGGATCCTCGATCAGTTGATAAAATATCAGGCTAGAATCTTTtatatcttcttttttattattagcaAGAAGCAACGtacaatttcagtttttttcagtcatttaataAAGTTTTGTTGCTCAAAATTGTACAAACCTTAATAAATATGATAAGGCATGCGGATTAAGTGTGACATATGAtgaagagagatgaagagatcAAGAGTTGGATTCAAAATATTGTTGAATCCAAAACCCTGCTGAGGTTAATCCATCACCTCCAACTGTCTTGCTCTTATTTAAGGGAAGTATCTCATCTCGTATGATGAGATTAAACGGCGTCTGCAGGCCCCTGAGAAGATGTCCCTGCGCTCCCTGGCAGCCTACACTCGGGTCAGCAGAGGCCCAGCCAGCAAGAAAACACTTCTAGAGTCACTGAATGTACTCGGTCTCACGCCGAGCACAACTACCTCCGTATCCTCCTCGTTCTCCAAACTCACTGAAGGTGACAAGAgatgtcattgtgtttgtgcatgaggGAATGAGTAGCATATAgagtttctgcatgtgtgtgtgtgtctggatgaATGTTTGAATTTGACAGCACAGAGACTTAACTTTGTTTTAATGTGCGTTTGTTCGTAGGCGACACTAGAGCTTTGTGTGACGACATGAAGGACTTTGCCCATGACTACATCGACTACAGCAACATGGCTAAACAGCTCATTCCCGAGACAAACACAGTTCAACACTGGTCCAAAATTATCGAAACTAAGTACGTACATTATGTCTATGCTGTTACATGGCCTTCAAACTTTTTTTACTTATGATataccaacaaaataaacaaaagtaataacAGGTAaaactctctttttctctaagAAACCACCTTGAGGacatgagaaaatgtttcagGGACCCGGTGAACAGTGGTGCATTCGACAATGTCACTCATGGCCTCGGTCTGGGGATGTTGGACGTTGCTCTGGACATGATCATTATGGTGATCGAACAGCAGATTCGCATCCTGTCCGGCGCGGCGGCATCAGACCCAGCCGACTCCGGTCCTCCGATGCGGCGCATCCGCAGACGCCACCGCAAGACTCGCTCCGCCGACAGCGAGAGGCCTCACAAGGCGTCCGGAGGGGTCAAAGATCAAGGGAAGGTCATTTCAAAAGGCAAAGGGCGAGGCAGAGGCAGGAAGAAGATACGGCAGGAAACCGGAGCCGTGGGTCATGTGGAAACTCAAGCGGAGCAGTGCAAGCCAGACGATGTGGAGAGTAACGTCCTTACTCTGGTTTCTGTCGGATATGAGACTGTTTCCAGTGGTCTCAATGCAGCAGGGACTGTTTGACACCTCTGTTTGACAGTTGGATCCCGCTTAAGGACTGGCCCAGCaaatcaaagttttttttaagagaatCAACACATTAAAAGCTCAATGATGACGTTTCACAGGCTGCACGAGTTCAGATGCCACAGTTTACCTGTGAGGGAGATCACAGTTGTGGTGAACTCAGCATCAACCTACAAATCCTGTTTCTTTAGTAGCAAATTTCATATGTATTTTCAGATCTAACTGAATCCGATcatatatgatttttttcatcccatgttttta is a genomic window of Thunnus maccoyii chromosome 20, fThuMac1.1, whole genome shotgun sequence containing:
- the si:ch73-127m5.2 gene encoding uncharacterized protein si:ch73-127m5.2, coding for MDPSTRMVGLDAQGNMVFTVVKPVMGIFQVSSEQGSSVAQGGMGLQGLPENTLVLPQAQGQPPLDQNQVEMHTMQPHIQPQMQVSAPVQTEDVSQHQDPPPSTNSESVTQMPFAEVSSLLDPNMKGSKARKYLISYDEIKRRLQAPEKMSLRSLAAYTRVSRGPASKKTLLESLNVLGLTPSTTTSVSSSFSKLTEGDTRALCDDMKDFAHDYIDYSNMAKQLIPETNTVQHWSKIIETKNHLEDMRKCFRDPVNSGAFDNVTHGLGLGMLDVALDMIIMVIEQQIRILSGAAASDPADSGPPMRRIRRRHRKTRSADSERPHKASGGVKDQGKVISKGKGRGRGRKKIRQETGAVGHVETQAEQCKPDDVESNVLTLVSVGYETVSSGLNAAGTV